The Mycolicibacterium boenickei genome has a segment encoding these proteins:
- a CDS encoding MlaD family protein, with the protein MINALADFVVGVVRAGYRRRSWLSAGALVMTLVVAGAYLMIGALRVKPFDSSYRITIELPESAGLLPNQDVTLRGVRVGKVERLNITPTGVQAVVNVNSAVPIPKSSDVRVSGLSPAGEQYIDFAANSADGPFLTDGSVIGLGKATVPVSLAQLLADADGALAQVDTSKLEVIRKELSMSQAGPGKLRDVIDGGTFLLSTLDSVLPETVSVLRNSRVVFNLMSEKNAGVAVASDNLDSTFDGINKMREGFRRLTNQTPGALNSVDNLFADNSDTMVQLLGSLASTSQLLYLRVPALNALFPNYRTSVLDALGSVMHDNGLWATADIYPRYTCDYGTPRRPPASADYPEPYMYTYCRDDHPGVLVRGAKNAPRPADDDTAGPPPGADLGRTTDPTPRGRYTIPTPYGGPTLPIEPPR; encoded by the coding sequence ATGATCAACGCACTCGCGGATTTCGTGGTCGGCGTGGTGCGGGCCGGGTACCGGCGTCGCTCCTGGCTTTCGGCCGGAGCGCTGGTGATGACATTGGTCGTGGCCGGCGCGTACCTGATGATCGGCGCGCTGCGGGTCAAACCCTTCGACTCCAGCTACCGCATCACCATCGAATTGCCGGAATCGGCAGGCCTGCTGCCCAATCAGGACGTCACGTTGCGGGGCGTGCGGGTCGGGAAGGTGGAACGGCTCAACATCACGCCCACCGGTGTCCAGGCGGTGGTGAACGTGAATTCGGCAGTGCCCATCCCGAAGTCCAGCGACGTGCGGGTGTCCGGGCTGTCCCCGGCCGGTGAGCAGTACATCGACTTCGCGGCCAACTCGGCAGACGGCCCGTTCCTGACCGACGGCAGCGTGATCGGCCTGGGCAAGGCCACCGTGCCGGTCAGCCTGGCCCAGCTGCTCGCCGACGCCGACGGCGCGCTGGCGCAGGTGGATACCAGCAAGCTCGAAGTGATCCGCAAGGAACTGAGCATGTCGCAGGCCGGTCCGGGCAAGCTTCGCGATGTCATCGACGGCGGCACATTCCTTCTCTCGACCCTCGATTCGGTGTTGCCCGAGACGGTGAGCGTGCTGCGCAACAGCCGGGTGGTGTTCAACCTGATGTCGGAGAAGAACGCAGGCGTCGCCGTGGCGTCGGACAATCTCGACTCGACTTTCGACGGCATCAACAAGATGCGGGAAGGCTTCCGTCGCCTCACGAATCAGACGCCGGGAGCGCTGAACTCAGTCGACAACCTGTTCGCCGACAACTCCGACACCATGGTGCAGCTGCTCGGAAGCCTCGCCAGCACTTCGCAATTGCTGTATCTGCGGGTGCCTGCGCTCAATGCGCTCTTCCCGAACTACCGCACGTCGGTGCTCGACGCGCTGGGCAGTGTCATGCATGACAACGGATTGTGGGCCACCGCCGACATCTACCCGCGTTACACGTGTGACTACGGGACACCGCGCCGGCCACCGGCGTCGGCCGACTACCCGGAGCCCTACATGTACACCTATTGTCGGGACGATCATCCGGGCGTCCTGGTCCGCGGTGCCAAGAACGCACCGCGGCCGGCAGATGACGACACGGCCGGCCCGCCGCCCGGGGCTGATCTCGGCCGCACCACCGACCCGACACCGCGGGGGCGTTACACCATTCCGACTCCCTACGGCGGT
- a CDS encoding MCE family protein, with protein sequence MIKPVRKYVLPVVMVACLTLSGCASEGLASLPLPAPGVGSGGYKLTAIFSNALNLPANAKVKLAGADVGELESMVASNYTAVTTLRIMDGVRLPRGTTAELRSATPLGDVFVSVRPPTPVDPNAPLLKDGDTIGLDDTRAAATVESLLGSAAILVNGGAVRNFTNIINGLGKATGDQGQAFGTLISKTNHTLGTLNARSDQLSDAMTETSRLLQQIEAKNQTVSELMDAAGPATDTLAEHTTQIADLITQIGDTSAQLRKFPSIAGTDASGRSVIADADKVAGAWNDVALAPDASLYALNRLMPPLVKATSGSGLSVRASIDRLILGSIPDIGFAGDSGLHGPKRYNWHQLVGSLQYTLLRLQERVVGRGPSVPQMPVIPSPTEPGEIIPAPVAPPEAPGAVPPPEAPPAPAPAPASAEAPR encoded by the coding sequence ATGATCAAACCGGTGCGCAAATACGTTCTGCCCGTGGTGATGGTGGCTTGCCTGACCCTCTCGGGATGTGCCTCCGAAGGCCTGGCCAGCCTGCCGTTGCCGGCTCCCGGCGTCGGCTCGGGCGGCTACAAGCTGACCGCGATCTTCTCCAATGCCCTGAACCTGCCTGCCAATGCCAAGGTGAAGCTGGCCGGTGCCGACGTGGGCGAGCTGGAGTCGATGGTGGCCAGCAACTACACCGCCGTGACCACGCTGCGCATCATGGACGGTGTCCGGCTGCCCCGTGGCACCACCGCCGAATTGCGTTCGGCCACACCGCTGGGTGACGTGTTCGTCTCGGTCAGGCCGCCCACTCCGGTCGACCCGAACGCGCCCCTGCTCAAGGACGGCGACACCATCGGCCTGGATGACACCCGGGCCGCCGCGACCGTGGAATCCCTGCTGGGGTCGGCGGCGATCCTGGTCAACGGCGGCGCGGTCCGCAACTTCACCAACATCATCAACGGCCTCGGTAAGGCCACCGGTGACCAGGGCCAGGCGTTCGGCACTCTGATCTCGAAGACCAACCACACGCTGGGCACCCTGAACGCGCGGTCCGATCAACTGTCGGATGCCATGACCGAGACGTCGCGGTTGTTGCAGCAGATCGAGGCCAAGAACCAGACGGTCAGTGAGCTGATGGACGCCGCGGGCCCGGCGACCGACACGCTGGCCGAGCACACCACCCAGATCGCGGATCTGATCACCCAGATCGGTGACACCTCGGCACAGTTGCGCAAGTTCCCGTCGATCGCGGGCACCGACGCCAGCGGCCGTAGCGTGATCGCCGATGCGGACAAGGTCGCGGGCGCGTGGAACGATGTGGCGCTGGCTCCGGATGCCTCGCTGTATGCGCTCAACCGGCTGATGCCGCCGCTGGTGAAAGCGACGTCCGGCAGCGGTCTTTCGGTGCGCGCCAGCATCGACCGGCTGATTCTCGGCTCAATTCCCGATATCGGGTTCGCCGGTGACTCGGGATTGCACGGCCCCAAGCGGTACAACTGGCATCAGCTCGTGGGCTCGCTGCAGTACACGCTGCTGCGGCTGCAGGAGCGTGTCGTCGGCCGCGGCCCGTCGGTGCCGCAGATGCCGGTGATCCCCAGCCCCACCGAACCGGGCGAGATCATTCCGGCTCCCGTGGCACCTCCGGAGGCGCCGGGTGCGGTACCGCCCCCCGAGGCTCCGCCCGCTCCCGCTCCCGCTCCTGCATCGGCGGAGGCGCCGCGATGA
- a CDS encoding MCE family protein, whose product MSLIRSKLLAVCVAGAVLVAAVAGAGWWFLKDRTNTITVTAQFDSAAGLYEGNTVAVLGMQVGRVTKITPKGNYVEVEFTVDKDVSVPADAQAVTISNSILTDRQIELTPAYHGGPTLQNHDTIGLNRTKTPVEFARVLDVLDKLSSSLKGDGKGNGPLADVVNASAAIADGNGQQMKDALGELSDALRLSSDRGAVTRDQLTTIVRNLSSLFDAASRNDATLREFGSTVRQLSQILADENFGSGTTGNKINQVITQVGEVLQAHRDEVKQIVLNGNTALTTSVDQRRDLAEFLDLAPMTLDNIYNIVDQKNGSARAHVLVDKVLFDSQTVKEVCNMMGLRQLGCSTGTVQDFGPDFGLSYMLDGMAAMGQR is encoded by the coding sequence ATGAGCCTGATCCGTAGCAAGCTACTGGCGGTGTGCGTGGCCGGTGCGGTGCTGGTCGCCGCGGTGGCCGGCGCCGGCTGGTGGTTCCTCAAGGACCGCACCAACACCATCACGGTGACCGCCCAGTTCGACAGCGCGGCAGGTCTTTACGAGGGCAACACGGTGGCCGTGCTCGGCATGCAGGTCGGCCGGGTCACCAAGATCACCCCCAAGGGCAACTATGTCGAGGTCGAGTTCACCGTCGACAAGGACGTCTCGGTGCCGGCCGACGCGCAAGCGGTCACCATCTCCAATTCGATCCTCACCGACCGCCAGATCGAACTGACCCCGGCCTACCACGGCGGGCCGACCCTGCAGAACCACGACACGATCGGCCTGAACCGGACCAAGACCCCGGTCGAGTTCGCCCGGGTGCTCGACGTGCTGGACAAGTTGTCGTCCTCGCTGAAGGGCGACGGAAAGGGCAACGGACCTCTGGCCGACGTGGTCAACGCCAGCGCCGCGATCGCCGACGGAAACGGTCAGCAGATGAAGGACGCCCTCGGTGAACTGTCAGACGCGTTGCGGCTCAGTTCCGATCGGGGAGCGGTGACCCGCGATCAGCTCACCACGATCGTGCGCAACCTGAGCTCGCTGTTCGACGCGGCCTCCCGCAACGACGCCACCCTGCGCGAGTTCGGGTCGACCGTGCGCCAGCTCAGCCAGATCCTGGCCGACGAGAACTTCGGCAGCGGCACCACCGGCAACAAGATCAATCAGGTGATCACGCAGGTGGGTGAGGTGCTGCAGGCCCACCGCGACGAGGTGAAACAGATTGTCCTCAACGGCAACACCGCACTGACCACTTCGGTGGACCAGCGCCGGGACCTCGCGGAGTTTCTCGATCTCGCTCCGATGACGCTGGACAACATCTACAACATCGTCGATCAGAAGAACGGTTCGGCGCGGGCACACGTCCTGGTGGACAAGGTGCTGTTCGATTCGCAGACCGTCAAGGAGGTCTGCAACATGATGGGGCTGCGGCAGCTGGGATGCAGCACCGGAACGGTGCAGGACTTCGGTCCCGACTTCGGGCTGTCCTACATGCTCGACGGCATGGCGGCGATGGGACAGCGATGA
- a CDS encoding MlaD family protein — MVDQLTKVETPTVPKPRKKPRRPLESYNRTWLGIIAVTVVTVLIGAMLIVKVADVGYRQYTARFQQAAALKAGNPITVAGMPVGEVKSMKLAGDHVEAKLKVRDDVPLGKDSRAVIKITTILGSRYLALQPAGSDSLPDNTFDLSHTEVPYDLQEALGDVTTTFEQVDSDKFAQTLSILGKQMEGLPAVVPRALQNTHTLATIIADRRDQLGSLLETTDIVGNTLRRQQSTIGNLVTQGNDLVGEFVQRRASFQAMLAALTNLVQTLTGIVVDDRPQLEQLLTNLKDLSNMLGQHDDLLRSVLQSGPVALRGLANATGNGNAGEMHVGNGLLIDSWMCAISGRAKQFNMIQYYKDCK, encoded by the coding sequence ATGGTTGACCAACTCACGAAGGTCGAGACACCGACCGTCCCGAAGCCGCGGAAGAAACCCCGCCGTCCGCTGGAGAGCTACAACCGGACCTGGCTCGGGATCATCGCGGTCACCGTGGTGACCGTGCTGATCGGGGCGATGCTGATCGTCAAGGTCGCCGATGTCGGCTACCGGCAGTACACCGCGCGGTTTCAGCAGGCCGCCGCGCTCAAGGCGGGTAACCCGATCACCGTTGCCGGCATGCCGGTGGGCGAGGTCAAGAGCATGAAGCTGGCCGGCGACCACGTCGAGGCCAAACTCAAGGTGCGCGACGACGTTCCGCTCGGCAAGGACTCCCGGGCCGTCATCAAGATCACCACCATCCTGGGCTCACGGTATCTGGCACTGCAGCCCGCTGGCTCAGACTCTCTGCCGGACAACACCTTTGATCTCAGCCACACCGAGGTGCCGTATGACCTGCAGGAGGCGCTGGGGGATGTCACGACCACCTTCGAACAGGTCGACTCCGACAAGTTCGCCCAGACGCTGAGCATCCTCGGCAAGCAGATGGAAGGTCTGCCTGCGGTGGTGCCGCGGGCGCTGCAGAACACCCACACGCTGGCGACCATCATCGCCGACCGGCGCGACCAACTCGGATCTCTGCTGGAGACCACCGATATCGTGGGCAACACTCTGCGTCGTCAGCAGTCCACCATCGGCAACCTGGTGACCCAGGGCAATGACCTGGTCGGCGAATTCGTCCAGCGCCGCGCCTCATTCCAGGCCATGCTGGCGGCCCTGACCAACCTGGTCCAGACCCTCACCGGCATCGTGGTCGACGACCGGCCACAGCTCGAGCAGTTGCTCACCAATCTCAAAGACCTGTCGAACATGCTGGGCCAGCACGACGATCTGCTGCGCAGCGTGCTGCAGTCCGGCCCGGTGGCCCTGCGCGGACTCGCCAACGCCACCGGTAACGGCAACGCAGGGGAGATGCACGTCGGCAACGGGTTGCTGATCGACTCCTGGATGTGTGCGATCAGCGGCCGCGCCAAGCAGTTCAACATGATCCAGTACTACAAGGACTGCAAATGA
- a CDS encoding MlaD family protein, with the protein MKYRGAAIGLSLFMVVALVLTWLVYVTLRRDVAGKTVPYAALFSDVFGLREGDDVRMAGVRVGRVEKIELQGALAKVSFVVQDNQPMYGRTVASVTYQNIVGQRYLGLSLGNLGDPGPLKAGSVIPVEQTDPSFDVGTLLNGYEPLFSVLNPRDADNLTKGVIASLQGDDASIVALVDQTAQLTDSFAGRDQELGEVINNLNAVAKNLAQHNDSLDEVITQTRGMVSTFDARRPEMVNSLGSISKVVQQLSTISDQVYPSLNELVTRQPGFVSHMVGIEPQLAFAGANLPLLLKGFARMTNEGAYATTYACDLNATGFFPGLNDVTPIIVDAATPGNKAQYTPKCRNMANG; encoded by the coding sequence ATGAAATACCGCGGTGCGGCGATAGGCCTGTCCCTGTTCATGGTGGTCGCGCTGGTGCTGACCTGGCTCGTCTATGTCACGTTGCGCCGAGACGTGGCGGGCAAGACAGTGCCGTATGCGGCGCTGTTCTCCGACGTGTTCGGCCTGCGTGAGGGTGACGACGTCCGGATGGCCGGGGTCCGGGTCGGCCGGGTCGAGAAGATCGAACTGCAGGGCGCCCTGGCCAAGGTGTCGTTCGTGGTGCAGGACAACCAGCCCATGTACGGGCGCACGGTCGCCTCGGTCACCTACCAGAACATCGTCGGCCAGCGCTATCTGGGGCTGTCGCTGGGGAACCTCGGCGACCCGGGCCCGCTCAAGGCCGGCAGTGTCATCCCGGTCGAACAGACCGATCCGTCGTTCGACGTCGGGACGTTGCTCAACGGCTATGAGCCGCTGTTCAGCGTGCTCAACCCGCGTGATGCCGACAACCTCACCAAAGGGGTGATCGCCTCGCTGCAGGGCGACGACGCATCCATCGTCGCGCTGGTCGACCAGACCGCGCAGTTGACCGATTCCTTCGCCGGCCGGGATCAGGAACTCGGCGAGGTGATCAACAACCTGAACGCGGTGGCCAAGAATCTGGCCCAGCACAATGACAGCCTCGACGAGGTGATCACCCAAACCCGGGGCATGGTCTCCACATTCGACGCCCGCAGGCCCGAGATGGTGAACTCGCTGGGTTCGATCTCCAAGGTGGTGCAGCAGCTGTCGACCATCAGCGATCAGGTGTACCCGTCGCTGAACGAGCTCGTGACCCGCCAACCCGGCTTCGTCTCGCACATGGTGGGTATCGAACCGCAGCTCGCGTTCGCCGGTGCGAATCTGCCGTTGCTGCTCAAGGGATTCGCCCGGATGACCAACGAGGGCGCGTACGCCACCACCTACGCGTGTGACCTGAATGCGACGGGATTCTTCCCCGGCCTCAACGACGTCACCCCGATCATCGTCGACGCCGCCACCCCGGGGAACAAGGCGCAGTACACCCCCAAGTGCAGGAACATGGCCAATGGTTGA
- a CDS encoding ABC transporter permease: MTASTFVPPLLGPWVRLYRRASKPVMRLGHMMVFFVRALTAVPVVLRHYRGEFVRLLSDIAWGNGSLVVGGGTIGVAVVLGITMGALVGIEGYNFLDLLGLGPATGIISSLVNTRELAPIAASLAFATQAGCRFTAQLGSMRIAEEIDALDSIAIRPIPYLVTTRLMAAVIAVIPLYALCLAVSYLTTQVVVFLISGGSSGSYLHYFTLMLSGQDILYSVLKAVIFVWIASTVQCYYGFYASGGPVGVGVAAGHAMRASITVVVIVNMLLTMALWTVDSGARFGG, from the coding sequence ATGACGGCCTCGACATTCGTCCCACCGCTGCTCGGACCCTGGGTCCGGCTCTACCGGCGGGCCTCCAAGCCCGTGATGCGGCTCGGCCACATGATGGTGTTCTTCGTCCGGGCGCTGACCGCGGTGCCCGTCGTGCTGCGGCACTACCGCGGAGAATTCGTCCGGCTGCTCTCCGACATCGCGTGGGGCAACGGCTCACTCGTGGTCGGTGGCGGCACCATCGGCGTCGCGGTGGTACTGGGCATCACCATGGGAGCTCTCGTCGGCATCGAGGGCTACAACTTTCTCGATCTGCTGGGGCTCGGCCCGGCAACCGGAATCATCTCGTCGTTGGTGAACACCCGCGAGCTGGCGCCGATCGCCGCTTCGCTCGCCTTCGCGACGCAGGCCGGCTGCCGGTTCACCGCGCAGCTGGGCTCGATGCGCATCGCCGAGGAGATCGACGCGCTCGATTCCATTGCCATTCGCCCGATCCCGTACCTGGTCACCACCCGGCTGATGGCCGCGGTGATCGCGGTGATCCCGCTCTACGCCCTGTGCCTGGCGGTGAGCTATCTGACCACCCAGGTGGTGGTCTTCCTGATCAGCGGCGGCTCGAGCGGCTCCTACCTGCACTACTTCACCCTCATGTTGTCCGGGCAGGACATCCTCTACTCGGTGCTCAAGGCGGTCATCTTCGTGTGGATCGCCTCCACGGTGCAGTGCTACTACGGGTTCTACGCCTCGGGTGGCCCGGTGGGCGTGGGTGTGGCCGCCGGCCATGCCATGCGCGCCAGCATCACCGTGGTGGTCATCGTGAACATGTTGCTGACGATGGCGCTGTGGACGGTCGATTCAGGAGCGAGGTTCGGCGGCTAG